A stretch of DNA from Calditrichota bacterium:
ATAAAGGTATTAATGGGTCTAAGCCGTGCTTAACCATATATTCGGTTCTTGCAATCTTCGAAACATGGTTAATTTCCTTTGGATAACGAAAATAATCTAAATGTACACCATCAATGTTATACAACGAGTACAATTCTTTTATAACAGTTATGATTTCGGATAAATTTGAATTATCATTAGGATGCAAATAATATCCTTCTGACTCGATACCTGGAGTTGTTGGCTCCACTTTGGCATTTTGTGTGCGGTAAATAATATGATTTGGGTCTGAGGGTAATATTTTCTTATGCCAAATATAACATACATTCAACCAAACATGTACTTTAATATTATTTTGCACTGCTGTCTTAAAAAGCAATGCCAACAGTTCGTCGTCAACATGTTTTTGCGGTATGTTATTCAGAGTTGGATAATACACATTGCCAAGGGCGCGGAATTGAAGAAAAATTGTATCAATTTTTAGGTCTTTGGAGTTACTTATTATTTTTGAAATACTTTCTTTCGAAGTAAGTGCATCTCTTACAACCCAAATTCCCCTTTGAGATGCAACTAGATTACCGGTAAAGATATTTAAGAAAAAGAATAAAACAATAAGTTTTTTCACAAGGTTCTGCTTTAATAAGGACAATAAAAATATAGGTTTAGGTCGCCAAGTATGCAAATAAATGAAACATCTATAAACAAAAAAAGGGTTATTTCGATTTGAAATAACCCTTTTGTGAAAATATTTTAAACTTATTCAGCGGCAGCGGCTTCTTCTTTTTCAGCAGCTTCCTTCTTTTGAGCTTTTTCTTCAGTTTTCTTTGCTCTCTTTTCAGCTGAGTATGTACTGAAATCAACTAATTCCAACATACTAATTGATGCGGCATCTCCTTGCCGAAATCCTAATTTGATTATCCGTGTATACCCGCCCTGCCTTTCAGCACATGCTGGACCAATCTCATCAAATAATGTCTTTACAGCTTCTTTGTTTTGCAAAAATTTAAAAGCAAGACGTCTATGATGTAATGATCCTTTTTTAGCGTAAGTAATCAATTTTTCAGCATATCTTCTGGTTTCTTTGGCTTTTGCATCTGTTGTCTTAATTGATTTGTGTTCAAAAAGACTGGCAACCATATTACGCATCATTGCTTTTTTATGGCTTGTAGTGCGCCCTAGATGTGTACCTTTTTTATTGTGTCTCATTTAAATGTTCCTTATCGGTACTATATTTTATCTTCGGATTTAACATAACTTTCTATATTCATTCCAAACTGTAAGCCACGTTCTTCTAAAATTTTGCCAAGTTCCATTAATGACTTACGGCCAAAATTTTTGAACTTAAGCATTTCACCTTCTTCACGGCGCACAAGATCGCCAATTGTTTTGATATTAGATGCTTTTAAGCAATTATGTGAACGTACAGAAAGTTCAAGTTCATCAACATTCATTTTGAGAAGCTTTTTAATTCTCAAGGTTTCTTCATCAACTTCAGCAACTTCATCATCTTCAGTATCAATATCAAAATTGATGAACAATTGGATATGATCTTTAAGAATTTTACCTGCATATGTCAAAGCATCATCAGGAGTAACACTGCCATCTGTTTCAATTTCAAGAATCAACTTTTCAAAATCTGTTTTTTGACCAACACGTGTATTTTCTATATAGTATTTTACATTGATAACAGGTGTAAATATAGAATCTATAGCAATCACGCCTATAGGTTGATCCGTTTCCTTATTTTCATCCGCAGTTACATACCCTCTGCCTTTACCAATTCTCAATTCGAGATCAACATTGGCATTTTCATTTAAAGTAGCTATATGCAAGTCTGGGTTCAGGACTTCAAAATCAGTTGTTTGTTCCTGAATTAATCCAGCTTTAAAATCCATCGCTCCTGATAAGGAAAGATTAATTTTTTCCGGACGCTTGTTAATCAGCTTAATACGAACTTGTTTCAGATTTAAAATAATCTCAGTAATATCTTCGTAAACACCGTCAATCTGTGTAAATTCATGTTGGATATCGTTTACTTTTATCGATGTAATGGCTGCACCATGCAAAGAAGAAAGTAATACTCTTCTTAACATATTTCCAACAGTTACACCATATCCTTTTTCAAGAGGCTGAACAACAAATCTTCCAAAGTTGTCAGTATATGTTGACTCTTCTAATTCAATACGTTCTGGCATTTGTAAATTAGACCAGCTCATTCTCCACCTATGTGTTTTGAGTTAATTATTTTGAATACAATTCCACAATCATGTTTTCTTGAATATTAACCGGAATTTCTTCTCTGTTAGGAGCATATAAAAATTCTCCGATTAATTGGGCCTTATCAAGGTTTAACCAAGCATACATATTCTCTGCCCGAACCTTTTTTAATGACTCATGGAAAACAGATAATTTTCTACTTTTTTCGCGCACTTGAACAGTATCACCTTTTTGCAAGACATATGAAGGAATATTCACTACTTTTCCATTCACGGTAATGTGTCTGTGCAATACAAGTTGCCTGGCCTGGGTTCTTGAAACTGCTAATCCAAGACGGAAAACTGTGTTGTCCAAACGGCTTTCTAAAAGCATTAACAGATTTTCTCCAGTAACGCCTTTCATACGTTCAGCTTTTTTAAATGTCTTACGGAATTGTCTTTCCAGCAGCCCATACATGAATTTTAATTTCTGCTTTTCTTTTAGCTGCATTCCATAATCAGATACTTTTTTCCTACCCATCCCATGTTGCCCTGGTGGGTAAGGTTTATTACTTAAAAGCTTATCAAACTTAGGGTTGCCGAAAATATTTTCACCAAATTTACGGACAAGCTTTCCTTTTGGACCCGTGTTACGTGCCATTTACTAAACTCCAATATATTTTTAAACGCGTCTTTTCTTAGGTGGTCTGCAACCATTGTGCGGAATTGCTGTCACATCTTTAATAGATATAACCTCCAGACCTGCAGCCTGCAAAGATCGAATAGCTGCTTCACGTCCAGAACCAGGGCCTTTTACTTCAATATCAACCGATTTCAACCCCAGGTCTTTAGCAATTTTTGCTGCATTTTCAGCAGCTACCTGAGCAGCAAAAGGTGTATTTTTACGTGAACCTTTAAAACCTACTTTTCCTGCAGTTGCCCAAGAAATAACATTACCATAATTATCCGTAAGCGATATTATCGTATTGTTAAATGTTGCTTTAATATGCGCTTTGCCATGAGGCTCAACGCTTTTTTTCTTTTTTTGTTTTTTTACTTTTGGTGAAGCCACCCATTACCTCCAATGCTTATTTTTTCTTTCCACCTACAAGACGTTTACGGCCTTTTCTGGTGCGGGCATTTGTTTTTGTCCTTTGCCCATGAACTGGTAAACCTCTGTGGTGCCTGTAGCCGCGTACAGAATTAATATCCATCAATCTCTTAATGTTCATATTAATCTCAGACTTTAAAGCACCTTCAACTTTATATCTGTCTTGAATTAGTTTACGGATTTTAGCTACTTCATCATCTGAAAGGCTTTGAACACGTGTATTAATATCAACTTTACACTCATCACAAATATTCTGAGCCGAAGTTTTGCCAATTCCGTAAATATAGGTTAAACCTATAAGTACTCTTTTATTTTTGGGTAAATCTACACCAGCTATACGTGCCAATCTATTTCTCCTTAAATTTTAACCTTGGCGTTGTTTATGACGTGGATTTTTACTGCAAATTACACGAACAACACCTTGTCTACGGATTACTTTGCATCCGTCACAAATCTTTTTTACTGAAGCTTGTACTTTCATTTTAAAGCCCTTATTTATATCTGTAAACAATTCTTCCACGTGTCAGATCGTATGGCGAGAGTTCCATACTAACCTTGTCACCCGGTAAAATTTTTATAAAATGCATTCTCATTTTGCCAGAAATATATGCCAACACTTCATGACCGTTTTCTAAAGTAACTATAAATGAAGCATTTGGTAACGTTTCTTTTATAATCCCATCTACTTTGATGGCTTCTTGCTTTTTTGCCAAAAGAGAACCTTCTTCCTTATGCCCTACGGCTTTTTATGGCGCCTGATTTCATAAATCCATCATAATGCCGTTCAAACAATTGAGATTCTATTTGCTGTAGAAAATCCAGAGCAACACCAACAATAATTAACAATCCTGTACCACCAAAAAAGGACGCTAAACTAAATGGAATGTTAAACCATTGGGCCAGCATCATAGGAACTATAGCAATTAAACCTAAAAAGATTGATGCCGGTAAAGTTATTCGTGTTAAAATGTTATCCAGAAATTCTGAGGTTTTTTTACCTGGACGAACGCCTGGTATGAAACCGCCCTGTTTTTTCAAGTTGTCAGCAACATCAACCGGATTAAGAGCGATTGCCGTGTAAAAATATGTAAAGAACACAATCACAACAAAATAGAATATCCAGTAGAACCAGGAATCATAAGAAAACAGGCCCTGTATATAAACGGTAAAATCACTTTCCGGTAAAAATGTAATCATTGTCTGTGGTACAAACATCAACGCTTGTGCAAAAATAATTGGCATTACACCAGCCGTTAATACTTTCATTGGGAAGTGAGTGTTAACCCCACCATATACTTTGCGTCCCACAACACGTTTTGCATATTGAACTGGTATTTTACGAGTTCCCTGTGTTAACAGAACAACTACATAAATAATTGCGAATGCAAGAGCCATCAATGCTACTTCTTCCAATAAATGACGCTGGCCACTTGAAAACTGTTCAAATTCCTGAATTAAAGCGGATGGTAATTGTGCAATAATCCCAATAAAAATAATCAGCGAAATACCATTGCCAATTCCACGGTCGTCAATCTGCTCACCCAGCCACATAATTAACATTGTACCTGAAGTCATCGAAAGAACTGTCATTAAAACAAAACCTAATCCAGGATCCGGAACAGCCAATCTTCCATCAGCAACCTGTATGCTTTGTAAAAAGAATGCGACTCCTGCTGCCTGTGCAGCTGAAATTGCCAATGTTCCGTACCGGGTAAATTGCGTGATTTTTTTACGGCCCTCATCTCCTTCTTTCTGAAGTTTCTGGAAATAAGGAAAAACAGCACCGAGTAACTGTATTATGATAGAAGCACTAATATAAGGCATAATACCAAGTCCGAAAATGGCTGCCTTTTTGAAGGCGCCGCCGGCAAATAAATCATATAATCCAAATAATGTGCCTTGTAAATTTCTAAAACCTTCAGCAAGAACCGCTGTATCAATTCCCGGTGTAACAATATGAGTACCAATCCGTTCGATACCTAATATCATAACCGTAAATAAAACGCGCTTTCTTAAATCAGCAATCTTGAAAATATTTCGGAATGATTCTAAAATCATGATAAAGTAACTGTGCCTCCTGCTTTTTCTACCTTTTCACGGGCAGATTTGCTAACTGCGTCTACTTTAATATCCACTTTTTTATCTAATTCCCCTGTACCCAACAATTTAACAGGAACAGTTTTCTTGCGAATCATTTTTAATTCATATAAAGTTTCTGGTGTTATTTCTTTTTTAACGTCAATTTCCTGCAAGTCAGAGACATTAATTACCTGAAACGTAACTTTGTTTATATTTGTAAAACCAAATTTTGGTAACCTTCTTTGAAGCGGCATTTGCCCACCTTCAAACCAGGCTCTCTTTTTACTTCCACCGCGAGAACCGTATCCTTTGTGTCCACGTCCTGCTGTAACACCCAGTCCTGAACCTTCGCCACGTCCGCGTCTTTTATTTTTTTTAGTTGAACCTTTATTCGGTTTTAAGCTACTTAAATCCATGAAATATCCTAATTGACTTAGTTTGCGTCTTCTACTGAAACTAAATGTTTTACTTTAGTAACCATTCCTTCAATCTGTGGAGTACTGTTGTGAACTACTGAATGGTTTAGCTTTTTTAAGCCCAATGCTTCCAATGTTCTTTTTTGTTTAACATTGTACCCAATTGCACTTTTAGTTTGCGTAATTTTAATTTTTGTATCTTTTTTCTTTGCCATCGATATAATCCTCTGAAAGCTTTATTAGCCTTGAAACAATTGGCTTAGTGACATTCCGCGTCTTTTAGCTACATCTTCCGCGCTCACCATATTGACCAAGGCGTTAAATGTTGCTTTACTTAAGTTGTGCGGATTTGAAGAGCCATTTGATTTTGTTAAAATGTTTTGAACACCGGCCATCTCACATATTGCCCTAACAGGGCCACCGGCAATAACACCAGTACCTTGTGCGGCAGGCTTTAACATTACTTTTGCGGCACCAAATTTTGCATTAACAGCATATGGTATTGTCCCATTAAGCAAAGTTACACGGACAAGATTTTTTTTAGCCTGATCAGTTGCTTTGGAAATTGCGTTTATTACTTCGCCAGCTTTACCAAGCCCTAACCCTATTACACCATTGCCATCACCAACAACAACAATTGCATTAAAGGAAAAGCGCCTTCCGCCTTTTAAAACTTTAGCAACACGATTGATATAAACTACTTTTTCCTTAATATCTAACTCACCTGGATTTATTCTTTCCAGCACGATAAATCTCCTAATTTAGAACTTTAATCCGCCTTCTCTAGCACCATCAGCTAAAGCTTTTACACGGCCATGATATATGTAACCATTTCTATCAAAAACAACTTGTTCAATTTTTTTCTTTTTTGCTTTTTCAGCTAAAAGTTTACCGATAGTATTAGCTGCTTCTGTTTTTGACTTAGCTTTTTTTATTTCAGCAGATACATCTTTAGTTTTGTTCATTAGACCAACAAGCACAACATTTTTTGTGTCATCAATTAGTTGTGCATGCATATAACGCAAGCTTCGATATACAACCAAACGAGGTCTTTCTGCTGTACCAAATATTTTTTTCTTTTTACTCATTTTTCTATCCTGATAGCTAAATTATTTGCCTGCTGTTTTACCTGCTTTACGTCTTACGTATTCACCCTCATACTTGATACCTTTACCTTTATAAGGTTCAGGTTTTCTGAAGCTTCTAATTTTAGCAGCTATTTTTCCAACCATCTCTTTATCAATTCCACTTATTTCAATTGAAGTTGGTGAAGATGTTTTTATTGTAATTGAGTTTGGAACAGCTATTACAATCTGATGTGAATAACCAATTGTTAACACAAGGTTCTTTGCTTTCATTTCAGCTTTGTAACCTATACCAACTATTTCCAGCTTTTTTGTAAAGCCATTGTTAACGCCCTCAACCATATTTGCAATTAAAGCCCTGGTTAATCCATGAAGACTGCGGCTTTCTTTAAGATCATTCTTT
This window harbors:
- a CDS encoding DNA-directed RNA polymerase subunit alpha — encoded protein: MSWSNLQMPERIELEESTYTDNFGRFVVQPLEKGYGVTVGNMLRRVLLSSLHGAAITSIKVNDIQHEFTQIDGVYEDITEIILNLKQVRIKLINKRPEKINLSLSGAMDFKAGLIQEQTTDFEVLNPDLHIATLNENANVDLELRIGKGRGYVTADENKETDQPIGVIAIDSIFTPVINVKYYIENTRVGQKTDFEKLILEIETDGSVTPDDALTYAGKILKDHIQLFINFDIDTEDDEVAEVDEETLRIKKLLKMNVDELELSVRSHNCLKASNIKTIGDLVRREEGEMLKFKNFGRKSLMELGKILEERGLQFGMNIESYVKSEDKI
- the rpsK gene encoding 30S ribosomal protein S11 translates to MASPKVKKQKKKKSVEPHGKAHIKATFNNTIISLTDNYGNVISWATAGKVGFKGSRKNTPFAAQVAAENAAKIAKDLGLKSVDIEVKGPGSGREAAIRSLQAAGLEVISIKDVTAIPHNGCRPPKKRRV
- the rpmD gene encoding 50S ribosomal protein L30, producing MAKKKDTKIKITQTKSAIGYNVKQKRTLEALGLKKLNHSVVHNSTPQIEGMVTKVKHLVSVEDAN
- the rpsE gene encoding 30S ribosomal protein S5; this encodes MERINPGELDIKEKVVYINRVAKVLKGGRRFSFNAIVVVGDGNGVIGLGLGKAGEVINAISKATDQAKKNLVRVTLLNGTIPYAVNAKFGAAKVMLKPAAQGTGVIAGGPVRAICEMAGVQNILTKSNGSSNPHNLSKATFNALVNMVSAEDVAKRRGMSLSQLFQG
- a CDS encoding 50S ribosomal protein L18 — protein: MSKKKKIFGTAERPRLVVYRSLRYMHAQLIDDTKNVVLVGLMNKTKDVSAEIKKAKSKTEAANTIGKLLAEKAKKKKIEQVVFDRNGYIYHGRVKALADGAREGGLKF
- the rplF gene encoding 50S ribosomal protein L6, with the translated sequence MSRIGKLPVDIPANTNIELANNHLVVKGPKGELVQDFHPAIKLEHKDNQIVVNRKNDLKESRSLHGLTRALIANMVEGVNNGFTKKLEIVGIGYKAEMKAKNLVLTIGYSHQIVIAVPNSITIKTSSPTSIEISGIDKEMVGKIAAKIRSFRKPEPYKGKGIKYEGEYVRRKAGKTAGK
- the rplO gene encoding 50S ribosomal protein L15, which produces MDLSSLKPNKGSTKKNKRRGRGEGSGLGVTAGRGHKGYGSRGGSKKRAWFEGGQMPLQRRLPKFGFTNINKVTFQVINVSDLQEIDVKKEITPETLYELKMIRKKTVPVKLLGTGELDKKVDIKVDAVSKSAREKVEKAGGTVTLS
- the secY gene encoding preprotein translocase subunit SecY gives rise to the protein MMILESFRNIFKIADLRKRVLFTVMILGIERIGTHIVTPGIDTAVLAEGFRNLQGTLFGLYDLFAGGAFKKAAIFGLGIMPYISASIIIQLLGAVFPYFQKLQKEGDEGRKKITQFTRYGTLAISAAQAAGVAFFLQSIQVADGRLAVPDPGLGFVLMTVLSMTSGTMLIMWLGEQIDDRGIGNGISLIIFIGIIAQLPSALIQEFEQFSSGQRHLLEEVALMALAFAIIYVVVLLTQGTRKIPVQYAKRVVGRKVYGGVNTHFPMKVLTAGVMPIIFAQALMFVPQTMITFLPESDFTVYIQGLFSYDSWFYWIFYFVVIVFFTYFYTAIALNPVDVADNLKKQGGFIPGVRPGKKTSEFLDNILTRITLPASIFLGLIAIVPMMLAQWFNIPFSLASFFGGTGLLIIVGVALDFLQQIESQLFERHYDGFMKSGAIKSRRA
- a CDS encoding family 10 glycosylhydrolase, with the protein product MKKLIVLFFFLNIFTGNLVASQRGIWVVRDALTSKESISKIISNSKDLKIDTIFLQFRALGNVYYPTLNNIPQKHVDDELLALLFKTAVQNNIKVHVWLNVCYIWHKKILPSDPNHIIYRTQNAKVEPTTPGIESEGYYLHPNDNSNLSEIITVIKELYSLYNIDGVHLDYFRYPKEINHVSKIARTEYMVKHGLDPLIPLSNPKNFVTERGAEAFYYFQNTYKQFLRNELTEALRKIKSGIEEINPGLKLSVAVKPNPVEAKHRFMQDWLFWVENELCDFVVMMNYNPKMPKFKANIKITKEKIGLDRIRIGIATYNIKNEEVLKRIKYVDNDISAGYVLFSYNSIKKNNRLYNVLKHFD
- the rpsM gene encoding 30S ribosomal protein S13 yields the protein MARIAGVDLPKNKRVLIGLTYIYGIGKTSAQNICDECKVDINTRVQSLSDDEVAKIRKLIQDRYKVEGALKSEINMNIKRLMDINSVRGYRHHRGLPVHGQRTKTNARTRKGRKRLVGGKKK
- the rpmJ gene encoding 50S ribosomal protein L36; amino-acid sequence: MKVQASVKKICDGCKVIRRQGVVRVICSKNPRHKQRQG
- the rplQ gene encoding 50S ribosomal protein L17, with the translated sequence MRHNKKGTHLGRTTSHKKAMMRNMVASLFEHKSIKTTDAKAKETRRYAEKLITYAKKGSLHHRRLAFKFLQNKEAVKTLFDEIGPACAERQGGYTRIIKLGFRQGDAASISMLELVDFSTYSAEKRAKKTEEKAQKKEAAEKEEAAAAE
- the infA gene encoding translation initiation factor IF-1, with the protein product MAKKQEAIKVDGIIKETLPNASFIVTLENGHEVLAYISGKMRMHFIKILPGDKVSMELSPYDLTRGRIVYRYK
- the rpsD gene encoding 30S ribosomal protein S4 is translated as MARNTGPKGKLVRKFGENIFGNPKFDKLLSNKPYPPGQHGMGRKKVSDYGMQLKEKQKLKFMYGLLERQFRKTFKKAERMKGVTGENLLMLLESRLDNTVFRLGLAVSRTQARQLVLHRHITVNGKVVNIPSYVLQKGDTVQVREKSRKLSVFHESLKKVRAENMYAWLNLDKAQLIGEFLYAPNREEIPVNIQENMIVELYSK